A genomic region of Fodinisporobacter ferrooxydans contains the following coding sequences:
- a CDS encoding NAD(P)H-dependent flavin oxidoreductase, whose translation MWPHTKLTELLGIKYPIIQAGMAGGSTTPELVAAVSNAGGLGTLGAGYMAPEQMRKAIADIRERTDQPFGVNLFVPGAYEEDMQVIFQMQEYLKGIETRLGIQSTSNRKPGIYAESFAEQLSVILEENVPVFSFTFGIPDAAAIEALHSNQTKVIGTATTVKEALLLAERGVDAIVAQGSEAGGHRGTFLQSFESSLVGTMALVPQIADRVRLPVIASGGIMDGRGIVASLALGAAGVQMGTAFLSSFESGAHSKYKERILTSSDDSTVITRAFSGKPARGIKNEFITMMDTYGKKIPHYPIQNALTKEMRKAAAGQENTEYMSLWAGQAASLSQLASVEELMSRLIRGVTDTLHSIQE comes from the coding sequence ATGTGGCCTCATACGAAATTGACGGAATTGCTCGGCATCAAGTATCCAATCATTCAGGCCGGCATGGCAGGCGGTTCTACCACACCAGAATTGGTGGCTGCTGTATCCAACGCAGGAGGTCTTGGCACATTGGGTGCCGGATATATGGCACCTGAGCAGATGCGAAAAGCAATTGCAGATATCAGAGAGCGAACGGACCAACCGTTTGGAGTCAATTTATTCGTCCCAGGCGCTTACGAAGAAGACATGCAAGTAATTTTCCAAATGCAGGAATATTTAAAAGGTATTGAAACCCGTTTGGGGATTCAAAGCACATCCAATCGTAAGCCAGGAATTTACGCAGAGTCATTTGCGGAACAACTTTCTGTCATCCTGGAGGAAAACGTACCTGTTTTCAGTTTTACTTTTGGGATTCCAGACGCTGCTGCAATTGAAGCGCTGCATTCCAATCAGACAAAGGTTATAGGAACTGCCACCACCGTCAAAGAAGCCCTTTTGCTTGCAGAACGTGGTGTCGATGCCATTGTGGCGCAAGGAAGTGAAGCTGGAGGTCATCGCGGAACATTTCTCCAATCATTCGAGTCTTCTCTCGTGGGTACGATGGCACTTGTCCCGCAAATCGCCGATCGTGTCCGGCTTCCTGTAATTGCATCCGGGGGAATCATGGATGGCCGGGGCATTGTGGCAAGTCTCGCCCTTGGGGCTGCCGGTGTTCAAATGGGCACTGCATTCTTGTCCAGTTTCGAGAGTGGGGCTCATTCGAAATATAAAGAGCGCATTCTTACAAGTTCCGATGACAGCACTGTGATTACTCGGGCGTTTTCCGGGAAACCTGCTCGTGGTATTAAAAACGAATTTATCACGATGATGGATACATACGGCAAAAAGATTCCTCATTACCCAATTCAAAATGCTCTTACAAAAGAAATGCGGAAAGCAGCAGCCGGGCAGGAAAATACGGAATATATGTCATTATGGGCAGGACAGGCAGCTTCACTAAGCCAACTTGCGTCTGTCGAGGAACTCATGTCTCGTCTTATCCGCGGTGTTACGGACACCCTCCATTCCATCCAAGAATGA